A genome region from Flavobacteriales bacterium includes the following:
- a CDS encoding GNAT family N-acetyltransferase: MFEVKEITAEDTYPLRHSILRPHQTLADCLYPGDSKTESFHVGAYIGDELVCIASFFPQLSDRLPHAKQYRLRGMGTLPEHQGKGIGARVLEEGERIAREKGYDLIWCNARTSAYGYYVKQDYTAFDDIFEIEGIGPHKVMYKLL, from the coding sequence GTGTTTGAAGTCAAAGAAATAACAGCTGAGGACACCTATCCCCTCCGACATAGTATCCTCCGGCCTCATCAGACATTAGCGGATTGTCTCTATCCGGGAGACTCGAAGACCGAGAGCTTCCATGTTGGTGCATACATCGGTGATGAACTGGTATGCATCGCCTCCTTCTTCCCTCAACTCTCCGACCGTCTGCCACATGCCAAGCAATACCGACTGAGAGGCATGGGAACATTGCCCGAGCATCAAGGAAAGGGCATAGGTGCGCGGGTATTGGAAGAAGGTGAACGCATCGCTCGCGAGAAGGGCTATGACCTCATCTGGTGCAATGCACGCACTTCTGCATATGGCTATTACGTCAAGCAAGACTATACCGCCTTCGATGACATCTTCGAGATAGAAGGGATAGGTCCACACAAAGTGATGTACAAGCTGTTGTGA